One part of the Pseudomonas leptonychotis genome encodes these proteins:
- the queC gene encoding 7-cyano-7-deazaguanine synthase QueC gives MSDKKAVILLSGGLDSATVVALAKAEGYSCYTMSFDYGQRHRSELDAAERVARHLGVVEHKVIGLNLNGMGGSALTDSRIEVPESPTEGIPVTYVPARNTVFLSLALGWAEVLGARDIFIGVNAVDYSGYPDCRPEFVEAFERMANLATKAGVEGQGFRIQAPLQNMSKAEVVRAGMQHGVDYALTVSCYQADEQGRACGKCDSCRLRAAGFASAGVVDPTRYF, from the coding sequence ATGAGCGATAAAAAAGCGGTAATTCTGCTGTCAGGCGGTCTTGATTCCGCCACTGTTGTTGCCCTGGCCAAAGCTGAAGGCTACAGCTGTTACACCATGAGTTTTGATTATGGTCAGCGCCACCGCTCCGAATTGGATGCGGCTGAGCGGGTGGCTCGGCACTTGGGTGTGGTTGAGCACAAGGTGATTGGTTTGAACCTCAACGGCATGGGCGGCTCAGCGCTGACCGATAGCCGCATCGAGGTGCCAGAAAGCCCGACTGAAGGCATCCCGGTGACCTATGTGCCGGCACGCAACACCGTGTTTCTTTCGCTGGCATTGGGTTGGGCTGAAGTGCTGGGCGCCCGGGATATTTTTATCGGGGTCAATGCTGTGGATTACTCCGGCTACCCGGACTGTCGTCCGGAGTTTGTTGAGGCGTTTGAGCGTATGGCCAATTTGGCCACCAAGGCTGGGGTAGAGGGTCAAGGCTTCCGAATTCAGGCGCCGCTGCAAAATATGAGCAAGGCTGAGGTCGTTCGGGCGGGTATGCAGCATGGTGTGGATTACGCCTTGACTGTGTCGTGCTATCAGGCGGATGAGCAGGGAAGGGCCTGTGGCAAATGCGACAGCTGCCGTCTGCGTGCGGCGGGTTTTGCGTCGGCTGGTGTGGTTGATCCCACTCGTTATTTTTAA